One Streptomyces sp. SAI-135 DNA segment encodes these proteins:
- a CDS encoding MerR family transcriptional regulator, with translation MTDRRLWSYKEIAAHIRVQPDTVRSYRKHGLLPPPDHVESGKPFWYADTVRAWVASRPGNRGRRED, from the coding sequence ATGACCGACCGAAGGCTCTGGTCGTACAAGGAGATCGCGGCGCACATCCGTGTGCAGCCGGACACCGTGCGGTCGTACCGCAAACACGGGCTGCTGCCGCCGCCCGACCACGTCGAGAGCGGCAAACCCTTCTGGTACGCCGACACCGTGCGCGCGTGGGTCGCCTCCCGGCCGGGGAACCGGGGGCGGAGAGAGGACTAG
- a CDS encoding sugar phosphate isomerase/epimerase, whose product MTAPAPQPSLSRIRIGSAPDSWGVWFPDDPQQVPWQRFLDEVADSGYEWIELGPYGYLPTDPAVLTEEVTRRGLKVSAGTVFTGLHHGEAVWDKTWAHVADNAVLAQAMGARHLVVIPSFWRDDKTGEVLESDTLTPEQWRNLSSLTERLGQRVRDEYGLQIVVHPHADTHIDSEENVVRFLDATDSSLVSLCLDTGHYAYCGGDSVKLIETYGSRIGYLHLKQVDPEILADVRAKGTPFGPAVAQGVMCEPPSGVPELGPVLEAAQKLDVDLFAIVEQDMYPCEPDKPLPIARRTRAFLRSCGA is encoded by the coding sequence ATGACAGCGCCCGCACCTCAGCCCTCACTGTCCCGCATCCGGATCGGCTCGGCTCCGGACTCCTGGGGCGTGTGGTTCCCCGACGACCCCCAGCAGGTCCCCTGGCAGCGCTTCCTCGACGAGGTCGCGGACTCCGGCTACGAATGGATCGAGCTGGGGCCGTACGGGTACCTGCCGACCGATCCCGCGGTCCTCACCGAGGAGGTCACCCGGCGTGGCCTGAAGGTGTCGGCCGGGACCGTCTTCACCGGCCTGCACCACGGCGAGGCCGTGTGGGACAAGACCTGGGCGCATGTCGCGGACAACGCGGTGCTCGCCCAGGCGATGGGGGCCAGGCACCTGGTCGTGATCCCGTCGTTCTGGCGGGACGACAAGACGGGTGAGGTGCTGGAGTCCGACACGCTCACGCCCGAGCAGTGGCGCAACCTCAGCTCGCTGACCGAGCGGCTGGGACAGCGGGTGCGCGACGAGTACGGCCTGCAGATCGTCGTCCACCCGCATGCCGACACCCACATCGACAGCGAGGAGAACGTGGTCCGCTTCCTGGACGCGACCGACTCCTCCCTGGTGTCGCTGTGCCTGGACACCGGGCACTACGCGTACTGCGGCGGCGACAGCGTCAAGCTGATCGAGACGTACGGGTCGCGGATCGGGTACCTGCACCTCAAGCAGGTGGACCCGGAGATCCTGGCGGACGTGCGGGCCAAGGGGACGCCGTTCGGGCCCGCCGTGGCGCAGGGCGTGATGTGCGAGCCGCCGTCCGGGGTGCCGGAGCTCGGTCCGGTGCTGGAGGCGGCGCAGAAGCTGGACGTGGACCTGTTCGCGATCGTCGAGCAGGACATGTACCCGTGCGAGCCGGACAAGCCGCTGCCGATCGCCCGGCGGACTCGGGCGTTCCTGCGGTCCTGCGGGGCGTAG
- the iolB gene encoding 5-deoxy-glucuronate isomerase, with protein sequence MTHNELYVPKGASTNARYTVDIDPKRAGWTHSSLRIVELAPGGTHTFTSGDSEWIVLPLEGGCTVRTGTEEFQLLGRESVFAGVSDFAYVPRDAQASIASGAGGRFALAGAKCERRLPARYGPAPEVPVEQRGSGTQLRHVRNFASADAFDCDKLIAVEVVTPGGNWSSYPPHKHDEHRPGVEAELEEIYYFEIDGPNGFGYQRVSPSREGGSDVLAEVRSGDAVLVPDGWHGPSIAQPGHDMYYLNVMAGPGETREWRICFHPDHTEGYR encoded by the coding sequence ATGACACACAACGAGCTCTACGTCCCCAAGGGCGCCTCGACCAACGCCCGGTACACCGTGGACATCGACCCCAAGCGGGCCGGCTGGACCCACAGCAGCCTGCGGATCGTCGAGCTGGCACCGGGTGGCACGCACACCTTCACCTCCGGTGACAGCGAGTGGATCGTGCTTCCGCTGGAAGGCGGCTGTACCGTCCGCACAGGTACCGAAGAGTTCCAACTCCTGGGCCGGGAAAGCGTGTTCGCCGGAGTCTCGGACTTCGCGTACGTGCCCCGGGACGCCCAGGCATCGATCGCCTCCGGCGCGGGAGGCCGCTTCGCCCTGGCAGGAGCGAAGTGCGAGCGACGACTCCCCGCCCGCTACGGCCCCGCGCCGGAGGTCCCCGTCGAACAGCGCGGCAGCGGCACGCAGTTGCGGCACGTGCGCAACTTCGCCTCCGCCGACGCCTTCGACTGCGACAAGCTCATCGCCGTCGAGGTCGTCACCCCCGGCGGCAACTGGTCCTCCTACCCCCCGCACAAGCACGACGAGCACCGGCCGGGCGTGGAAGCCGAGTTGGAGGAGATCTACTACTTCGAGATCGACGGCCCGAACGGTTTCGGCTATCAGCGCGTATCTCCCTCCCGTGAGGGCGGATCCGACGTCCTCGCCGAGGTCCGCTCCGGCGACGCCGTCCTCGTCCCCGACGGATGGCACGGCCCGTCCATCGCCCAGCCCGGCCACGACATGTACTACCTGAACGTCATGGCGGGGCCGGGCGAGACGCGGGAATGGCGGATCTGCTTCCACCCGGACCACACGGAGGGGTACCGATGA
- the iolD gene encoding 3D-(3,5/4)-trihydroxycyclohexane-1,2-dione acylhydrolase (decyclizing), which yields MTTRLTVAQALVRFLAAQYTERDGVRQRLISATWGIFGHGNVAGLGQALVEYGDDMPFHQGRNEQSMVHAAVGYARQSGRLSTHAVTTSIGPGATNLVTGAALATINHLPVLLLPGDIFATRVADPVLQQLEVPYAGDLSVNDCLRPVSKYFDRVTRPEALIPAALQAMRVLTDPVETGAVTLALPQDVQAEAHDWPDEFFAERTWTVRRPGADPTELAEAISVIRSAQRPLVIAGGGVHHSRAEEALAEFASATGIPVASTQAGKGSLRHDHPQDVGGVGHTGTATANELARQADLVIGVGTRYTDFTTASGTLFAGDGVRFLNLNIAPYDGHKLAGMPLVADARSGLTELTEALQLHAHRVTSVYADEYTLDKERWEQRVDACYEAEEPDIRPTQPQVLGALDALVDESDVIINAAGSLPGDLHKLWRARSRDQYHLEYGYSCMGYEIPAAIGVKMAAPDRNVWALVGDGTYLMMPTEIVTAVQEGIAIKLLLVQNHGYASIGGLSETVGGERFGTAYRYQSDDGTYTGAPLPVDLAANAASLGMRVLRAKTVRDLRAALEQARAADTPTCVYVETETADTVSGAPPAQAWWDVPVAETATRASAVKARELYERHVSTRRRHL from the coding sequence ATGACCACCCGCCTGACCGTCGCACAAGCGCTGGTCCGCTTCCTGGCCGCCCAGTACACCGAACGCGACGGCGTACGGCAGCGGTTGATCTCCGCGACCTGGGGCATCTTCGGCCACGGAAATGTCGCCGGGCTCGGCCAGGCCCTGGTCGAGTACGGCGACGACATGCCCTTCCACCAGGGCCGCAACGAGCAGTCCATGGTGCACGCGGCCGTCGGTTACGCGCGTCAGTCGGGCCGTCTCTCGACGCACGCGGTGACGACCTCGATCGGCCCGGGCGCCACCAACCTGGTGACCGGTGCCGCCCTCGCCACGATCAACCACCTCCCGGTCCTGCTCCTGCCCGGCGACATCTTCGCCACCCGCGTGGCCGACCCGGTCCTCCAGCAGCTGGAGGTCCCGTACGCCGGTGACCTCTCGGTCAACGACTGTCTGCGCCCGGTGTCGAAGTACTTCGACCGCGTCACCCGGCCCGAGGCCCTGATCCCGGCCGCCCTCCAGGCGATGCGCGTTCTCACCGACCCGGTCGAGACCGGCGCCGTGACGCTCGCGCTGCCCCAGGACGTCCAGGCCGAGGCCCACGACTGGCCGGACGAGTTCTTCGCCGAGCGCACCTGGACCGTACGGCGCCCGGGCGCCGACCCCACCGAACTCGCCGAGGCCATCAGCGTGATCAGGTCGGCTCAGCGGCCCCTGGTCATCGCCGGCGGCGGAGTCCACCACAGCCGCGCCGAGGAGGCCCTCGCCGAGTTCGCGAGCGCCACCGGCATCCCGGTCGCCTCCACCCAGGCCGGCAAGGGCTCCCTGCGCCACGACCACCCCCAGGACGTCGGCGGCGTCGGCCACACCGGCACCGCCACCGCCAACGAACTGGCCCGCCAGGCCGACCTGGTGATCGGCGTCGGCACCCGGTACACCGACTTCACCACGGCCTCCGGCACCCTCTTCGCGGGCGACGGCGTCCGCTTCCTCAACCTCAACATCGCGCCCTACGACGGCCACAAGCTGGCCGGCATGCCCCTGGTCGCGGACGCCCGCAGCGGCCTGACGGAGCTCACCGAGGCACTCCAGCTGCACGCCCACCGCGTCACGAGCGTGTACGCCGACGAGTACACCCTGGACAAGGAGCGCTGGGAGCAGCGCGTCGACGCCTGCTACGAGGCCGAGGAACCCGACATCAGGCCCACCCAGCCGCAGGTCCTCGGCGCCCTGGACGCCCTCGTCGACGAGTCGGACGTGATCATCAACGCGGCCGGCTCCCTCCCCGGCGACCTGCACAAACTGTGGCGCGCCCGGTCGAGGGACCAGTACCACCTGGAGTACGGCTACTCCTGCATGGGCTACGAGATCCCGGCCGCCATCGGTGTGAAGATGGCCGCTCCCGACCGCAACGTCTGGGCGCTGGTCGGCGACGGCACCTACCTGATGATGCCGACGGAGATCGTCACGGCCGTGCAGGAGGGCATCGCGATCAAGCTGCTCCTCGTCCAGAACCACGGCTACGCCTCCATCGGCGGCCTGTCCGAGACGGTCGGCGGCGAGCGCTTCGGCACGGCCTACCGCTACCAGTCCGACGACGGCACCTACACGGGCGCCCCGCTGCCCGTGGACCTGGCCGCCAACGCGGCCAGCCTCGGTATGCGCGTGCTGCGGGCGAAGACCGTACGAGACCTCCGCGCCGCACTCGAACAGGCGCGGGCCGCCGACACTCCCACATGTGTCTACGTCGAGACCGAAACGGCAGACACAGTGTCGGGCGCGCCTCCGGCGCAGGCCTGGTGGGATGTTCCTGTGGCCGAGACCGCGACGCGCGCGTCCGCGGTGAAGGCCCGCGAGCTGTACGAACGGCACGTCTCAACCCGACGCCGCCATCTCTGA
- a CDS encoding deoxyribose-phosphate aldolase, which produces MSVDITELVRLRAERPEAIAEAAARRTRRPLLNDSGRLMIVAADHPARGALGVGGNRMAMANRADLLERLVLALSRPGVDGVLATADILDDLLLLGALDGKVVMGSMNRGGLQGASFELDDRFTGHRPEDIERLGFDAGKLLLRIDYADPGSLTTMESTARAIDDMAARRLPVFVEPFISGRTTEGKVRNDLSAEAVTKSIAIASGLGGSSAYTWLKVPVCDNPDDMGEVMAASTLPAVLLGGEVGDDQDGAYEKWRGALQLPTVRGLVVGRSLLYPADGDVAAAVDTAVGLL; this is translated from the coding sequence GTGAGCGTCGACATCACCGAACTCGTACGGCTGCGCGCCGAACGCCCCGAGGCGATCGCCGAGGCGGCGGCCCGCCGTACCCGCAGGCCGCTGCTGAACGACAGCGGCCGCCTGATGATCGTCGCCGCCGACCACCCCGCCCGGGGCGCGCTCGGTGTCGGCGGCAACCGCATGGCCATGGCCAACCGCGCCGACCTGCTGGAGCGCCTGGTCCTCGCGCTGTCCCGCCCCGGCGTGGACGGCGTCCTCGCGACCGCCGACATCCTGGACGACCTGCTCCTCCTCGGCGCCCTGGACGGCAAGGTCGTCATGGGCTCCATGAACCGCGGCGGCCTCCAGGGCGCCAGCTTCGAGCTCGACGACCGCTTCACCGGCCACCGCCCCGAGGACATCGAGCGGCTCGGCTTCGACGCGGGCAAGCTGCTCCTGCGCATCGACTACGCCGACCCGGGCTCCCTGACCACCATGGAGTCCACCGCCCGTGCCATCGACGACATGGCCGCGCGCCGGCTCCCCGTCTTCGTCGAACCGTTCATCAGCGGCCGCACCACCGAGGGCAAGGTCAGGAACGACCTGTCCGCCGAGGCCGTCACCAAGTCCATCGCCATCGCCTCCGGGCTGGGCGGCAGCTCGGCCTACACCTGGCTCAAGGTCCCGGTCTGCGACAACCCCGACGACATGGGCGAGGTCATGGCCGCCTCGACCCTGCCCGCCGTGCTGCTGGGCGGCGAGGTCGGCGACGACCAGGACGGCGCGTACGAGAAGTGGCGCGGTGCCCTGCAACTGCCCACCGTGCGCGGCCTGGTGGTCGGCCGCTCGCTGCTGTACCCGGCGGACGGAGACGTGGCCGCCGCCGTGGACACCGCCGTAGGACTGCTGTGA
- the iolC gene encoding 5-dehydro-2-deoxygluconokinase: protein MAYDLITMGRIGVDLYPLQTGVPLPQVTSFGKFLGGSATNVAVAAARLGRRTAVITRTGDDPFGTYLHEALQGFGVDDRWVTPVAGLPTPVTFCEVFPPDDFPLYFYRQPKAPDLEIDAHELDLDAIREASVFWVTGTGLSEEPSRTATLAALAHRAKAGTTVFDLDWRPMFWKDPESARPFYEEALRHSTVAVGNLDEVEVATGVREPREAARALLDAGVELAVVKQGPKGVLAVDGKGNEAEVPPLPVNVLNGLGAGDAFGGSLVHGLLAGWDLEKIMRHANAAGAIVASRLECSSAMPTTDEIESAVAAGAVK from the coding sequence ATGGCGTACGACCTGATCACCATGGGGCGGATCGGTGTGGACCTGTATCCACTCCAGACCGGTGTCCCGCTGCCGCAGGTGACGTCCTTCGGCAAGTTCCTCGGGGGGTCGGCGACGAACGTCGCGGTCGCCGCCGCCCGTCTGGGACGACGGACCGCGGTGATCACCCGCACCGGCGACGACCCGTTCGGCACCTATCTGCACGAGGCCCTCCAGGGCTTCGGCGTCGACGACCGCTGGGTCACCCCGGTCGCGGGCCTGCCGACCCCCGTCACCTTCTGCGAGGTCTTCCCGCCGGACGACTTCCCGCTGTACTTCTACCGGCAGCCCAAGGCCCCGGACCTGGAGATCGACGCCCACGAGCTGGACCTCGACGCGATCCGCGAGGCGAGCGTCTTCTGGGTCACCGGCACCGGCCTGAGCGAGGAGCCCAGCCGTACGGCGACGCTGGCGGCCCTCGCCCACCGGGCCAAGGCGGGCACCACCGTCTTCGACCTGGACTGGCGTCCGATGTTCTGGAAGGACCCCGAGTCCGCCCGCCCCTTCTACGAGGAGGCCCTGCGCCACTCCACCGTCGCCGTCGGCAACCTCGACGAGGTCGAGGTCGCGACCGGGGTGCGCGAGCCCCGCGAGGCGGCCCGGGCGCTGCTGGACGCCGGTGTCGAACTCGCGGTCGTCAAACAGGGCCCCAAGGGAGTCCTCGCGGTCGACGGCAAGGGCAACGAAGCGGAAGTACCGCCCCTGCCCGTGAACGTCCTCAACGGCCTCGGCGCCGGTGACGCCTTCGGCGGCTCCCTCGTCCACGGCCTGCTCGCCGGCTGGGACCTGGAGAAGATCATGCGGCACGCCAACGCGGCCGGCGCCATCGTCGCCTCCCGGCTGGAGTGCAGCTCGGCGATGCCGACCACCGACGAGATCGAGAGCGCGGTCGCGGCGGGAGCGGTCAAGTGA
- a CDS encoding GNAT family protein: MSDFSVKPVLAGDRTVLRPFTEADAEVMAEIVQDPEVVRFTGTPSGELTLERLRSWYGSRSAQPDRLDLAVTDRATGELVGEVVLHEWDAQARSCTFRTLIGPRGRGRGLGSEATRLVVGHGFERLGLHRIELEVYGHNARALRVYEKAGFRVEGVRREADLRDGAWVDWVVMGLLDREWAALTSTAR; encoded by the coding sequence ATGAGCGACTTCTCCGTCAAACCCGTGCTGGCCGGCGACAGGACCGTACTGCGACCGTTCACCGAGGCGGACGCCGAGGTCATGGCGGAGATCGTCCAGGACCCCGAGGTCGTCCGCTTCACCGGAACCCCCTCCGGCGAGCTCACCCTGGAGCGGCTGCGGTCCTGGTACGGATCCCGGTCCGCGCAGCCCGACCGTCTCGACCTCGCCGTCACCGACCGCGCCACCGGCGAGCTGGTCGGGGAGGTCGTCCTCCACGAGTGGGACGCCCAGGCGCGCAGCTGCACGTTCCGCACGCTCATCGGCCCCCGGGGCCGTGGCCGCGGGCTCGGCAGCGAGGCCACCCGTCTCGTCGTCGGCCACGGGTTCGAGCGGCTCGGCCTGCACCGCATCGAGCTGGAGGTCTACGGCCACAACGCCCGCGCCCTGCGGGTCTACGAGAAGGCCGGGTTCAGGGTCGAGGGGGTGCGGCGGGAGGCCGACCTGCGCGACGGCGCCTGGGTGGACTGGGTGGTGATGGGCCTCCTCGACCGCGAGTGGGCCGCCCTCACCTCCACGGCTCGATGA
- a CDS encoding zinc-dependent alcohol dehydrogenase family protein, protein MRAVVFEHYGEPAQVREVPDPRPADHGAVVRVEATGLCRSDWHGWQGHDPDITLPHVPGHELAGVVEEVGPGVRDWHPGDRVTVPFVCACGTCASCAAGDHQICERQTQPGFTHWGSFARYVALDHADVNLVSVPPDMSFATAASLGCRFATAFRAVVQQGRAAAGEWVAVHGCGGVGLSAVMIAAASGARVVAVDVSARALALAREFGAAECVDAAGTPDTAAAIRELTGGGAHVSLDALGSPATCAASVGSLRRRGRHVQVGLLPSPDGTTPVPMARAIALELELLGSHGMAAHTYPPMLELVGAGVLRPDLLVTSTIALDAVPAALAAMGTAPGAGVTVIEPWR, encoded by the coding sequence ATGCGAGCGGTTGTCTTCGAACACTACGGCGAACCCGCACAGGTGCGAGAGGTGCCCGACCCCCGCCCGGCGGACCATGGAGCCGTCGTCCGGGTGGAGGCCACGGGCCTGTGCAGGAGCGACTGGCACGGCTGGCAGGGCCACGACCCGGACATCACCCTCCCGCACGTGCCGGGCCACGAACTCGCGGGCGTGGTGGAGGAGGTCGGCCCCGGTGTGCGCGACTGGCACCCCGGCGACCGGGTCACCGTCCCCTTCGTCTGCGCCTGCGGCACCTGCGCGTCCTGCGCGGCCGGCGACCACCAGATCTGCGAGCGCCAGACGCAGCCCGGCTTCACCCACTGGGGCTCGTTCGCCCGGTACGTGGCGCTGGACCACGCCGACGTGAACCTCGTGTCCGTCCCGCCGGACATGTCCTTCGCCACGGCCGCCTCCCTGGGCTGCCGTTTCGCCACGGCGTTCAGGGCGGTCGTACAGCAGGGGCGGGCCGCCGCGGGGGAGTGGGTCGCGGTGCACGGGTGCGGCGGGGTGGGACTGTCCGCGGTGATGATCGCGGCGGCCTCGGGGGCCCGCGTGGTCGCCGTGGACGTGTCCGCCCGGGCCCTGGCCCTGGCGCGGGAGTTCGGCGCGGCGGAGTGCGTGGACGCGGCCGGCACACCGGACACCGCGGCGGCGATCCGTGAGCTGACCGGCGGCGGGGCCCATGTGTCCCTGGACGCCCTGGGCTCCCCGGCCACCTGCGCGGCCTCGGTCGGCTCCCTGCGCCGTCGCGGCCGGCACGTCCAGGTCGGCCTGCTGCCCTCGCCGGACGGGACGACCCCGGTCCCCATGGCCCGCGCGATCGCCCTGGAGCTCGAACTCCTCGGCAGCCACGGCATGGCCGCCCACACCTACCCGCCGATGCTGGAACTGGTCGGGGCGGGCGTGCTGCGACCGGATCTGCTGGTCACCTCCACGATCGCGCTGGACGCGGTCCCGGCCGCCCTCGCGGCGATGGGCACGGCCCCCGGGGCGGGGGTGACGGTCATCGAGCCGTGGAGGTGA
- a CDS encoding heavy-metal-associated domain-containing protein: MTAQTDTPGSVTAVYKVSGMSCGHCEGSVSGEISEIAGVSSVKAVASTGEVTVVSAEPLDEEAVRAAVDEAGFELVGKA; encoded by the coding sequence ATGACCGCCCAGACCGACACCCCGGGTTCCGTCACCGCCGTCTACAAGGTGAGCGGGATGAGCTGCGGGCACTGCGAGGGTTCCGTTTCCGGCGAGATCTCCGAGATCGCGGGGGTCAGCTCGGTGAAGGCGGTCGCCTCCACCGGCGAGGTGACGGTCGTGTCGGCGGAACCGCTGGACGAGGAAGCCGTGCGGGCCGCCGTCGACGAGGCCGGTTTCGAGCTCGTCGGCAAGGCCTGA
- the mmsA gene encoding CoA-acylating methylmalonate-semialdehyde dehydrogenase, translating into MTKIVNHWIGGKTVEGASGNYGPVTDPATGAVTTNVAFASVEEVDAAVAAAKDAFQTWGTSSLAKRTTILFRFRALLEANRDAIAELITAEHGKVHSDALGEVARGLEIVDLACGITVQLKGELSTEVASRVDVASIRQPLGVVAGITPFNFPAMVPMWMFPIAIATGNTFVLKPSEKDPSASIKIAELLAEAGLPDGVFNVVQGDKVAVDRLLEHPDVKAVSFVGSTPIARYIHTTASANGKRVQALGGAKNHMLVLPDADLDAAADAAVSAAYGSAGERCMAISAVVAVGAIGDELVEKIRERAEKIKIGPGNDPTSEMGPLITKVHRDKVASYVEGAAAEGCEVVLDGTGHTVEGFEDGHWIGISLLDKVPTTAKAYQDEIFGPVLTVLRVDTYEEGLALINASPFGNGTAIFTRDGGAARRFQLEVEAGMVGVNVPMPVPVGYHSFGGWKDSLFGDHHIYGNDGTHFYTRGKVVTTRWPDPADAPAGVDLGFPRNH; encoded by the coding sequence ATGACGAAGATCGTCAACCACTGGATCGGCGGCAAGACCGTCGAAGGCGCGTCGGGGAACTACGGGCCGGTCACCGACCCCGCGACCGGCGCGGTCACCACCAACGTGGCGTTCGCCTCCGTCGAGGAGGTCGACGCCGCCGTAGCCGCCGCCAAGGACGCGTTCCAGACCTGGGGCACCTCCTCGCTCGCCAAGCGCACCACCATCCTGTTCCGCTTCCGGGCCCTGCTGGAGGCGAACCGGGACGCGATCGCCGAGCTGATCACCGCCGAGCACGGCAAGGTGCACTCCGACGCGCTCGGCGAGGTCGCGCGCGGTCTGGAGATCGTGGACCTGGCGTGCGGGATCACCGTGCAGCTCAAGGGCGAGCTGTCCACCGAGGTCGCCAGCCGCGTGGACGTGGCGTCCATCCGCCAGCCGCTCGGTGTCGTCGCGGGCATCACGCCGTTCAACTTCCCGGCCATGGTGCCGATGTGGATGTTCCCGATCGCCATCGCGACCGGCAACACCTTCGTGCTCAAGCCGTCCGAGAAGGACCCGTCGGCCTCCATCAAGATCGCCGAGCTGCTCGCCGAGGCCGGTCTGCCCGACGGCGTCTTCAACGTCGTCCAGGGCGACAAGGTGGCCGTCGACCGCCTCCTGGAGCACCCGGACGTCAAGGCGGTCTCCTTCGTCGGCTCGACCCCGATCGCCCGCTACATCCACACCACCGCCTCCGCCAACGGCAAGCGCGTGCAGGCCCTGGGCGGCGCCAAGAACCACATGCTGGTCCTTCCGGACGCCGACCTGGACGCGGCCGCCGACGCCGCCGTCTCCGCCGCCTACGGCTCGGCCGGCGAGCGCTGCATGGCGATCTCCGCGGTCGTGGCCGTCGGTGCGATCGGCGACGAGCTGGTCGAGAAGATCCGCGAGCGCGCCGAGAAGATCAAGATCGGTCCGGGCAACGACCCGACCTCCGAGATGGGCCCGCTGATCACCAAGGTCCACCGCGACAAGGTCGCCTCCTACGTCGAGGGCGCCGCCGCCGAGGGCTGCGAGGTCGTCCTGGACGGCACAGGCCACACCGTGGAGGGCTTCGAGGACGGCCACTGGATCGGCATCTCGCTCCTCGACAAGGTCCCCACCACCGCCAAGGCGTACCAGGACGAGATCTTCGGCCCGGTCCTGACCGTGCTGCGCGTCGACACCTACGAGGAGGGCCTGGCGCTCATCAACGCCTCGCCCTTCGGCAACGGCACCGCCATCTTCACCCGGGACGGCGGCGCCGCCCGCCGCTTCCAGCTGGAGGTCGAGGCCGGCATGGTCGGCGTGAACGTCCCGATGCCGGTCCCGGTCGGCTACCACTCCTTCGGTGGCTGGAAGGACTCGCTCTTCGGCGACCACCACATCTACGGCAACGACGGCACGCACTTCTACACCCGCGGCAAGGTCGTCACCACCCGCTGGCCCGACCCGGCCGACGCCCCGGCGGGCGTGGACCTGGGCTTCCCGCGCAACCACTGA